In Rhodothermales bacterium, the genomic stretch CATGTAAGCCGTTAGGGGAGGTAAAGTGCGCGGATTGGAATAGTTCGCCCTATTTTGTAAGCTGGTGAGTCCAATCGGATTTTCATCCACCCATCATCCCGGGCACACCCATGCGCGTCTCCCGCCTCTGTCTCGTCGTTATGCTCTCCATCGCCGCCTGCGCCGGGCCCGACCTCGGGATGTTCGACGGTCAGTCCGATGTCGGCGCCGTGAAGATCGCCGGGGCGGTCGATTTTGATGAGGCCGCCGGCGCCTATACCCTGGTCGGCGGCGGCACGGACCTCTGGGCGGACAACGACGAATTCCTGTTCCTCTGGAAGAAGATTCCGATCGGAGACCTCACCCTGGCGGCGGACATCGAGATCGTCGGCGACACGGGTAACCCCCACCGCAAGGCCGTGGTGATGGTCCGCCAGGACCTGGACCAAAACTCCGCGTACGCGAGCGCGGCGCTCCACGCGAACGGCCTGACCGCCCTTCAGCACCGGCCGACAAAAGGGGGGCTCACGTCCGAAGTGATCGCGAACATCCGGGGGCCCCGGCGCTTGCAGATAGCGCGGGAAGGTGATGTGCTCTACATGGCGTTCGTGGCCGGCGAAGAGCCGCTCCAACCGGCCGGCGGTTCGTTCAAGATCCCCTTTGTCGATTCCGTCTATGTTGGCTTCGGCGTCAGCTCACACAACAACGACACGACGCAGACGGCCGTGTTCCGAAACGTCGCGCTCAATACCACCCTGCCGCCGGCCGCCGGCGAGCCACGCATCGAAAGCACCCTCGAAATTATCCCCATCGCCGCTTACACGGATCGCCGGGTGGTGTACCGAGCGATGGAGCGATTCGAGGCCCCCAACTGGTCGCCCGACGGATCCTATCTCCTCTTTAACATGAACGGCGGGTTGTACACGATCCCTCCCACGGGCGGCGAGCCCACCCAGATCGTCCTCGATCCTCCCATCCGCGCCAACAACGACCATGGCATCACGCCGGACGGCCAGACGCTCATCATCAGCGGCGTGGGCCCGGGGCATGAGTCTTCCAAAATCTATACGTCGCCCATCGCGGGCGGCACGCCGAAGCTGATCACCCCGCTGGAGCCGTCGTACTGGCACGGCGTATCGCCCGATGGGCAGACCCACGTGTACTGCGCGCTTCGTAACGGCAATTACGACGTCTATTCAATGCCGATCGGCGGGGGCCGCGAGCGCCGGCTGACGACAGCCGATGGCCTGGACGACGGGCCCGAATACTCGCCCGACGGGCAGTGGATCTACTTCAACTCGGTCCGCACCGGCACCATGCAGATCTATCGTATGCGCCCGGATGGGTCCGACCAGCAGCAGCTCACGTTCGACGACTACAACGACTGGTTCCCCCACATCTCGCCGGACGGCCGGAATATGGTTTTTGTCTCCTTCGAGCCCGGCGTCGAAGGCCACCCCGCCTACCACGACGTGCTGCTGCGCATGATGCCGGCCGAAGGAGGCGAACCCGTCACCATCGCGAAGTTGTTCGGTGGGCAGGGGACGATCAACGTTAATTCGTGGTCCCCGGATAGCAAAGAGTTCGCCTTTGTGAGCCACCGCCAGGTGAGGCGTTGAACGGTAACGCGTTGAACGTTTGTCCGTTGAGCGTGAAGGCGATACATCCCATCGCTAATCGTTTATCCGCTATTCATGCGAATCAGGAGTTGAATCGCATGTTCTGGCGCTGGCAGTCGTTGCAACTCTTACCCTATTCTGAAGGCGCTATGGAAACACGAGAAATCATCCTCCCTCGTCCTGCACCGAACGAATATTCTCCGATCTTCGAGGCCGAAATTGCGCTCGTTCCTGATGGTACCGCGTTCTGCGGCCTGCTGGCCGCTCAATTAGAGGAAACCCGGTCCCTGATTACAAGCTTAGGCGAAGATGCCGCCGGGCTGCGTTATGCACCGGGGAAGTGGACGGTGCGCGAGACGGTGGGGCACCTCGCCGACTGCGAGCGGGTGCTCAGCTACCGGATGCTGCGCTTCCTGCGCGGAGACGCGACCGTTCTGAGCGGCTTCGATCACAACGCCTACGTTCCAGCGGGGCAATTTGAAGCACGCTCGCTGGCCTCCGTGTTCGAGGAGTTTCGCGCGGTCCGTGGCGCGACGATCGCGCTCATCGACAGCACGCCCGCGGAGGCTTTCGAGCGGGGCGGGGTGGTGGGTAGCAGCAGGATCACGGCGAGAGCGCTTGCGTATCTGATCGCAGGACACGAGCGGCATCATCAGGAGCTCCTACGGACGCACTACCTGCCAGCGTTGTTGGAGCGCGAGGGCGGCAGTCAACGCCGGTAGCGAGGGCGCACATCCCAACAGCTTCTATGCACGTGCACGAAATCACAGACGCCGATCGCAGGTTCCGCTATGACGTTGAGGCATTTGCGGTGTCACCCGCGGCCTTCAACCACGAGGCCCACGTACGGCTGGCCTACGTCTACCTCGCGGAAGCTGACGTTGAATCTGCTGTCCAGCGGATGCGGGATGCCCTATTGGCGTTCCTCGATCATCATAACCTGCCACTCGCCAAGTTTCACGAGACGCTCACCCGGTCGTGGA encodes the following:
- a CDS encoding biopolymer transporter TolR gives rise to the protein MRVSRLCLVVMLSIAACAGPDLGMFDGQSDVGAVKIAGAVDFDEAAGAYTLVGGGTDLWADNDEFLFLWKKIPIGDLTLAADIEIVGDTGNPHRKAVVMVRQDLDQNSAYASAALHANGLTALQHRPTKGGLTSEVIANIRGPRRLQIAREGDVLYMAFVAGEEPLQPAGGSFKIPFVDSVYVGFGVSSHNNDTTQTAVFRNVALNTTLPPAAGEPRIESTLEIIPIAAYTDRRVVYRAMERFEAPNWSPDGSYLLFNMNGGLYTIPPTGGEPTQIVLDPPIRANNDHGITPDGQTLIISGVGPGHESSKIYTSPIAGGTPKLITPLEPSYWHGVSPDGQTHVYCALRNGNYDVYSMPIGGGRERRLTTADGLDDGPEYSPDGQWIYFNSVRTGTMQIYRMRPDGSDQQQLTFDDYNDWFPHISPDGRNMVFVSFEPGVEGHPAYHDVLLRMMPAEGGEPVTIAKLFGGQGTINVNSWSPDSKEFAFVSHRQVRR
- a CDS encoding DinB family protein, whose protein sequence is METREIILPRPAPNEYSPIFEAEIALVPDGTAFCGLLAAQLEETRSLITSLGEDAAGLRYAPGKWTVRETVGHLADCERVLSYRMLRFLRGDATVLSGFDHNAYVPAGQFEARSLASVFEEFRAVRGATIALIDSTPAEAFERGGVVGSSRITARALAYLIAGHERHHQELLRTHYLPALLEREGGSQRR